A stretch of the Streptomyces sp. NBC_01428 genome encodes the following:
- a CDS encoding DeoR/GlpR family DNA-binding transcription regulator: protein MVRANGAVSLRELARVVQTSEVTVRRDVRALEAEGLLDRRHGGAVLPGGFTRESGFPQKSHLATAEKTAIADLAAGLVEEGEAIVVGAGTTTQELARRLARIPGLTVVTNSLLVAQALAHANRVEVVMTGGTLRGSNYALVGSGAEQSLQGLRVSRAFLSGSGLTAERGLSTSNMLSASVDRALVQAAAEVVVLADHTKLGADTMFQTVPTDLITRLVTDEPPAHDDRAATELQALADQGVQIAVAGSSASGGAGGDPHPAGRQQRRDVPLPGPRRGQVVPGSGPQLRSATVMGDQPPAERARVADLRRR from the coding sequence ATGGTGCGAGCGAATGGGGCCGTGTCGCTCCGTGAGCTCGCCCGCGTCGTCCAGACCTCCGAAGTGACCGTACGGCGGGACGTGCGCGCACTGGAGGCAGAAGGACTCCTCGACCGCCGGCACGGCGGTGCGGTATTGCCGGGCGGGTTCACGCGAGAGTCCGGCTTTCCGCAGAAATCACATCTCGCGACCGCCGAGAAGACGGCCATCGCCGATCTTGCCGCGGGTCTCGTCGAAGAGGGCGAGGCCATCGTGGTGGGGGCGGGCACCACCACGCAGGAGCTGGCCCGCCGGCTCGCGCGCATCCCCGGCCTGACCGTCGTCACCAACTCCCTGCTGGTGGCCCAGGCGTTGGCCCATGCCAACCGTGTCGAGGTCGTCATGACCGGTGGCACGCTGCGCGGTTCCAACTACGCCCTGGTCGGATCGGGTGCCGAGCAGTCCCTCCAAGGGCTGCGCGTCTCCCGGGCGTTCCTCTCCGGGAGCGGTCTGACCGCGGAGCGCGGGCTCTCCACGTCCAACATGCTCTCGGCGTCCGTGGACCGCGCTCTGGTCCAGGCGGCCGCGGAGGTCGTGGTCCTCGCCGACCACACGAAGCTCGGCGCGGACACCATGTTCCAGACCGTGCCGACCGACCTGATCACCCGTCTGGTCACGGACGAGCCGCCCGCGCACGACGACCGCGCGGCCACCGAACTGCAGGCCCTGGCCGATCAGGGTGTCCAGATCGCGGTGGCCGGGTCATCGGCATCGGGCGGTGCAGGAGGGGACCCGCACCCGGCGGGGCGCCAGCAACGCCGGGACGTACCCCTCCCGGGCCCGCGCCGCGGCCAGGTCGTACCGGGCTCGGGACCACAGCTACGCAGCGCGACGGTAATGGGGGACCAGCCCCCGGCCGAAAGGGCACGGGTGGCCGACCTTCGACGCCGCTGA
- a CDS encoding NAD(P)H-quinone dehydrogenase — translation MEYVTRIVIIGGGPGGYEAALVAAQLGAEVTVVDCDGLGGASVLTDCVPSKTLIATAEVMTTFDSSYEELGIIVADDTPPEEQAARVVGVDLGKVNRRVKRLALAQSHDITASVTRAGARVLRGRGRLEGMQALDGSRKVVVRAADGNEETLTADAVLIATGGHPRELPDAQPDGERILNWTQVYDLDELPEELIVVGSGVTGAEFAGAYQALGSRVTLVSSRDRVLPGEDPDAAAVLEDVFRRRGMNVMARSRAESAKRVGDRVEVTLSDGRVISGTHCLMAVGAIPNSSGMGLEEAGVKVRDSGHIWTDKVSRTTAPGVYAAGDVTGVFALASVAAMQGRIAMYHFLGDAVAPLNLKTVSSNVFTDPEIATVGYTQADVDAGKIDARGVKLPLLRNPRAKMQGIRDGFVKIFCRPGTGIVVGGVVVAPRASELIHPISIAVDNNLTVEQIANAFTVYPSLSGSIAEVARQLHTRKTAGEG, via the coding sequence ATGGAGTACGTGACTCGGATCGTGATCATCGGTGGCGGACCCGGCGGATATGAAGCTGCCCTGGTGGCAGCGCAACTCGGCGCGGAGGTGACCGTCGTCGACTGCGACGGTCTGGGCGGGGCGTCGGTGCTCACCGACTGCGTACCGTCGAAGACCCTGATCGCCACGGCCGAGGTGATGACGACCTTCGACTCCTCGTACGAGGAGCTGGGCATCATCGTCGCCGACGACACCCCGCCCGAGGAGCAGGCGGCCCGGGTGGTCGGCGTGGACCTCGGCAAGGTCAACCGCCGTGTGAAGCGCCTCGCGCTCGCCCAGTCGCACGACATCACGGCCTCGGTGACCCGGGCCGGCGCCCGCGTATTGCGCGGTCGCGGCCGGCTGGAGGGCATGCAGGCACTGGACGGCTCCCGCAAGGTCGTCGTCCGCGCCGCCGACGGCAACGAGGAGACCCTCACCGCCGACGCCGTCCTCATCGCCACCGGCGGTCACCCCCGCGAGCTGCCCGACGCGCAGCCCGACGGCGAGCGCATCCTGAACTGGACGCAGGTCTACGACCTCGACGAGCTGCCCGAGGAGCTCATCGTGGTCGGTTCCGGTGTCACCGGCGCCGAGTTCGCCGGCGCCTACCAGGCGCTCGGCTCCCGCGTCACCCTCGTCTCCAGCCGCGACCGCGTGCTGCCGGGCGAGGACCCCGACGCCGCCGCCGTCCTGGAGGACGTCTTCCGCCGTCGCGGCATGAACGTGATGGCCCGCTCCCGCGCCGAGTCCGCCAAGCGGGTCGGCGACCGCGTCGAGGTCACCCTCTCCGACGGCCGCGTGATCAGCGGCACGCACTGCCTGATGGCGGTCGGCGCCATCCCGAACAGCAGCGGGATGGGCCTGGAGGAGGCCGGCGTCAAGGTCCGCGACTCCGGGCACATCTGGACCGACAAGGTCTCGCGCACCACCGCCCCCGGCGTGTACGCGGCCGGTGACGTGACCGGCGTCTTCGCCCTCGCCTCCGTCGCCGCCATGCAGGGCCGGATCGCGATGTACCACTTCCTCGGCGACGCGGTGGCCCCGCTGAACCTGAAGACGGTGTCCTCGAACGTCTTCACCGACCCCGAGATCGCCACGGTCGGCTACACGCAGGCCGACGTCGACGCGGGCAAGATCGACGCCCGGGGCGTCAAGCTGCCGCTGCTGCGCAACCCGCGCGCCAAGATGCAGGGCATCCGCGACGGCTTCGTCAAGATCTTCTGCCGCCCCGGCACCGGCATCGTGGTCGGCGGTGTGGTGGTCGCCCCGCGGGCCTCGGAACTGATCCACCCCATCTCGATCGCGGTCGACAACAATCTGACGGTCGAACAGATCGCGAACGCCTTCACCGTGTATCCGTCCCTGTCGGGCTCGATCGCCGAGGTCGCCCGTCAGTTGCACACCCGTAAGACCGCGGGCGAGGGCTGA
- a CDS encoding gamma-glutamylcyclotransferase, which yields MSLYAAYAGNLDPRLMTRRAPHSPLRATGWLNGWRLTFGGEHMGWEGALATIVEAPRSQVFVALYDIAPLDEDSMDRWEGVGLDVYRRMRVRVHTLEGEEPAWVYVLNGYEGGLPSARYLGELADAAESAGAPHDYVMEIRKRPC from the coding sequence ATGTCGCTCTACGCCGCGTACGCCGGCAATCTCGACCCGCGGCTCATGACGCGCCGCGCCCCGCATTCGCCGCTGCGCGCCACGGGCTGGCTGAACGGCTGGCGGCTGACGTTCGGCGGCGAGCACATGGGCTGGGAGGGCGCGCTGGCCACGATCGTCGAGGCTCCGCGGTCCCAGGTCTTCGTGGCGCTGTACGACATCGCGCCGCTGGACGAGGACTCCATGGACCGCTGGGAGGGCGTCGGCCTCGACGTCTACCGGCGGATGCGCGTACGGGTGCACACCCTGGAGGGCGAGGAGCCCGCCTGGGTGTACGTACTGAACGGGTACGAGGGGGGACTCCCCTCGGCGCGGTATCTGGGTGAGCTGGCGGACGCCGCCGAGTCCGCCGGAGCGCCGCACGACTACGTCATGGAGATCCGCAAGCGCCCCTGCTGA